Proteins encoded by one window of Microbaculum marinisediminis:
- a CDS encoding phage tail tape measure protein: MPETDDTLTVHVDADISAFRADMEEATRLARGFGAALTGAFESAALKGRSLGDVLRDLALRLSRLVLSAALRPLEQGLAAALGAAVQGALGFANGGVLTPFAAGGVVSQPSLFALGGGSGRGGLGLVGEAGPEAILPLRRGPDGRLGVAAQGGGAVHVTFNIQTPDVEGFRRARGQIAADLSRTVQRGVRNR, encoded by the coding sequence ATGCCCGAGACCGACGACACACTGACCGTCCATGTGGATGCCGATATCTCGGCCTTTCGCGCCGACATGGAGGAGGCGACGCGCCTTGCCCGCGGCTTCGGCGCGGCGCTGACGGGCGCGTTCGAAAGCGCGGCGCTGAAGGGCCGGTCGCTCGGCGACGTGCTGCGCGATCTCGCCCTGCGGCTGTCGCGGCTGGTGTTGAGCGCGGCGCTGCGGCCGCTGGAGCAGGGCCTTGCGGCCGCCCTCGGCGCGGCGGTGCAGGGCGCGCTGGGGTTCGCCAACGGCGGCGTGCTCACGCCGTTCGCCGCCGGCGGCGTCGTCTCGCAGCCGAGCCTGTTCGCCCTCGGCGGCGGATCTGGACGCGGTGGCCTGGGCCTCGTCGGCGAGGCCGGGCCGGAGGCGATCCTGCCCCTGCGGCGCGGCCCCGACGGCCGCCTTGGCGTGGCGGCGCAGGGCGGCGGGGCGGTCCACGTCACCTTCAATATCCAGACGCCGGACGTGGAGGGCTTCCGACGCGCCCGCGGCCAGATCGCCGCCGATCTGTCGCGCACCGTCCAGCGCGGCGTCCGCAACCGCTGA
- a CDS encoding GIY-YIG nuclease family protein yields MPWTRSRAHAAFASPVDGYWVYILASRRRGTLYIGVTANIARRIFEHRNGLADGFTRTYDVKRLVHAEAFADLDDARRREHQLKGWRRHWKISLIEMANPDWDDLFDRFNH; encoded by the coding sequence GTGCCCTGGACTAGATCCAGGGCCCATGCCGCCTTTGCTTCACCGGTGGACGGCTATTGGGTGTACATCCTGGCGAGCCGGCGACGCGGCACGCTCTATATCGGCGTCACCGCCAACATCGCGCGGCGGATCTTCGAACACCGGAACGGCCTCGCCGACGGGTTCACCCGCACGTACGACGTAAAGCGTCTCGTCCATGCCGAGGCCTTCGCCGATCTCGACGACGCCCGCCGCCGCGAGCACCAGCTGAAAGGCTGGCGCCGGCACTGGAAGATCTCGCTGATCGAGATGGCCAATCCCGACTGGGACGACCTGTTCGATCGCTTCAACCACTGA
- a CDS encoding NlpC/P60 family protein: protein MAAASSGEARRGRRIAGSVDQTVSRAAIVAEVRAWIGTPYHHQASRRGAGCDCFGLVRGVWRALYGPEPEAVPAYSRDWGSVTGKEALIATARRHLVEIAPRAIAPGDVVVFRIRGGRVAKHAGIVSAVAGGVAGAAGGADAAGDRFVHAQEGAPVCEVTLSPWWRRRIVGAFSFPGLEH, encoded by the coding sequence ATGGCGGCAGCTTCTTCAGGTGAGGCCCGGCGTGGCCGGCGGATCGCAGGATCGGTCGACCAGACGGTCAGCCGGGCGGCGATCGTCGCCGAGGTGCGGGCCTGGATCGGCACGCCCTATCATCACCAGGCGAGCCGCCGGGGCGCGGGCTGCGACTGCTTCGGCCTCGTGCGCGGCGTCTGGCGCGCCCTGTACGGGCCGGAGCCCGAAGCCGTGCCCGCCTACAGCCGCGACTGGGGCAGCGTCACCGGCAAGGAGGCGCTGATCGCCACGGCGCGGCGGCACCTGGTCGAGATCGCGCCGCGGGCCATCGCCCCCGGCGACGTGGTCGTCTTCCGCATCCGCGGCGGCAGGGTCGCCAAGCATGCCGGCATCGTTTCGGCGGTGGCCGGTGGGGTGGCCGGGGCGGCCGGCGGCGCTGATGCGGCGGGAGACCGCTTCGTCCACGCCCAGGAGGGCGCGCCGGTCTGCGAAGTCACCCTGTCGCCCTGGTGGCGCCGGCGCATCGTCGGCGCCTTTTCCTTTCCCGGACTCGAGCACTAG
- a CDS encoding phage major capsid protein produces MTRHFARPRSRKEGEEIAAGPTSLEVVEAFDEFMAAFEAFKEANDERLAQIESRVSADVVTTEKMERINRALDEHKRLVDGLVLKSRRPPLSGERPETSLSALQHTAAFEGYVRHGAEGQLRALEAKAMSVSSDPDGGYLVPDETEREIGRMLSQASPIRAIAGVREISASVYKKPFAITGPATGWVGETAARPETNSATLAELTFPAMELYAMPAATQTLLDDSAVNIDEWIAGEVQVAFAEQEGAAFVSGDGSNKPRGFLDYTAVAEASWSWGNLGYVATGVDGAFPASDPSDVLIDLVYALKAGYRQNATWVMNRRAQGEIRKIKDADGNYIWQPAAQAGGTASLLNFPVAEAEDMPDIGSDTRAIAFGDFRRGYLVVDRLGVRILRDPYSAKPYVLFYTTKRVGGGVQDFDAIKLMKFGVS; encoded by the coding sequence ATGACACGACATTTCGCGCGTCCCCGCTCCCGCAAGGAAGGCGAAGAGATCGCCGCCGGGCCGACCAGCCTGGAGGTGGTGGAGGCCTTCGACGAATTCATGGCCGCCTTCGAGGCCTTCAAGGAGGCCAACGACGAGCGCCTGGCGCAGATCGAAAGCCGCGTCTCCGCCGACGTGGTGACGACGGAGAAGATGGAGCGCATCAACCGCGCGCTCGACGAGCACAAGCGGCTGGTCGACGGGCTGGTGCTGAAGTCGCGCCGCCCGCCGCTGTCGGGCGAGCGGCCGGAGACCTCGCTGTCGGCGCTGCAGCACACGGCGGCCTTCGAGGGCTACGTGCGCCACGGCGCCGAGGGCCAACTCCGCGCGCTCGAGGCCAAGGCCATGTCGGTGTCGTCCGATCCCGACGGCGGCTATCTCGTGCCCGACGAGACCGAGCGCGAGATCGGCCGGATGCTGTCGCAGGCCTCGCCGATCCGCGCCATCGCCGGGGTGCGCGAGATCTCGGCCTCGGTCTACAAGAAGCCCTTCGCCATCACCGGGCCGGCCACCGGCTGGGTCGGCGAGACCGCGGCGCGGCCCGAGACCAACAGCGCCACGCTGGCCGAGCTCACGTTCCCGGCGATGGAGCTCTACGCCATGCCGGCGGCGACCCAGACCCTGTTGGACGACTCCGCCGTCAACATCGACGAGTGGATCGCCGGCGAGGTGCAGGTCGCCTTCGCCGAGCAGGAGGGCGCGGCCTTCGTCTCCGGCGACGGCAGCAACAAGCCGAGGGGTTTCCTCGATTATACCGCCGTGGCCGAGGCGTCCTGGAGCTGGGGCAATCTCGGCTATGTCGCCACCGGCGTCGACGGCGCTTTCCCCGCCTCCGATCCCTCCGACGTGCTGATCGACCTGGTCTACGCGCTGAAGGCCGGCTACCGGCAGAACGCCACCTGGGTGATGAACCGGCGCGCCCAGGGCGAGATCCGCAAGATCAAGGACGCCGACGGCAACTACATCTGGCAACCCGCCGCCCAGGCCGGAGGCACCGCCTCGCTGCTCAACTTCCCCGTAGCCGAAGCCGAGGACATGCCGGACATCGGCTCCGACACGCGGGCCATCGCCTTCGGCGACTTCCGCCGCGGCTACCTGGTGGTCGACCGGCTCGGCGTGCGCATCCTGCGCGATCCCTATTCCGCCAAGCCCTACGTGCTGTTCTACACCACCAAGCGCGTCGGCGGCGGCGTCCAGGACTTCGACGCCATCAAGCTGATGAAGTTCGGCGTGAGCTGA
- a CDS encoding phage portal protein: MEAKASATGRLIAFHAQGQPVWTPRDYAALAREGVQKNPVVHRCVRLISESAASVAWLLHEGDGERDRHPLLDLLARPNARQSGQALMEAVYGYLLVAGNAYVEAAGVDGEIRELHALRPDRMKVVPGPDGWPDAYEYTVNGRSVRFDQTQHQTPVLHLSLFHPADDHYGLGPLEAAGTALDLHNAYGAWNKALLDNAARPSGALVFEGEGSLSLDQFERLKTELEDHYQGAANAGRPLLLEGGLAWQAMGISPRDMDFIEARREAARDIALAFGVPPMLLGIPGDNTYANYAEANRALWRQTVLPLVGRTAQALAHWLAPVFGDGLRLSGDVDAIDALSADRAALWSRLTAADFLTDDEKRLAVGYGVRE; this comes from the coding sequence ATGGAGGCCAAGGCCTCGGCGACCGGCCGGCTGATCGCCTTCCACGCCCAGGGCCAGCCGGTGTGGACGCCGCGCGACTATGCCGCGCTCGCCCGCGAGGGCGTCCAGAAGAACCCGGTGGTCCATCGCTGCGTGCGGCTGATCTCCGAGTCCGCCGCCTCGGTGGCCTGGCTCCTGCACGAGGGCGACGGCGAACGCGACCGCCATCCGCTGCTCGATCTGCTCGCCCGCCCCAACGCCCGCCAGTCCGGCCAGGCGCTGATGGAGGCCGTCTACGGCTACCTGCTGGTCGCCGGCAACGCCTATGTCGAGGCGGCCGGCGTCGACGGCGAGATCCGCGAGCTGCACGCGCTGCGGCCCGACCGGATGAAGGTGGTGCCCGGCCCGGACGGCTGGCCGGACGCCTACGAGTACACCGTCAACGGCCGCTCGGTGCGTTTCGACCAGACCCAGCACCAGACACCGGTCCTGCACCTGTCGCTGTTCCATCCCGCCGACGACCATTACGGCCTCGGCCCGCTGGAGGCCGCCGGCACCGCGCTCGACCTGCACAACGCCTACGGCGCCTGGAACAAGGCGCTGCTCGACAACGCCGCCCGGCCCTCCGGCGCGCTGGTCTTCGAAGGCGAGGGCAGCCTCAGCCTCGACCAGTTCGAGCGGCTGAAGACGGAGCTGGAGGACCACTACCAGGGCGCCGCCAATGCCGGCCGGCCGCTCCTGCTGGAAGGCGGGCTCGCCTGGCAGGCGATGGGCATTTCGCCGCGCGACATGGACTTCATCGAGGCGCGCCGCGAGGCCGCCCGCGACATCGCGCTGGCCTTCGGCGTGCCGCCGATGCTGCTCGGCATTCCCGGCGACAACACCTATGCGAACTACGCCGAGGCCAACCGCGCGCTGTGGCGCCAGACCGTGCTGCCGCTGGTCGGCCGCACCGCCCAGGCGCTGGCCCACTGGCTCGCCCCCGTCTTCGGCGACGGGCTCCGGCTGTCCGGCGACGTCGACGCGATCGACGCCCTGTCGGCCGACCGCGCGGCGCTGTGGTCGCGGCTCACCGCCGCCGATTTCCTCACCGACGACGAGAAGCGGCTGGCGGTAGGCTACGGGGTGCGCGAATGA
- a CDS encoding PRC-barrel domain-containing protein — protein sequence MTARPIRFLAGSALALALAAPAFAQSGTQSDTSQTTEPPAAVEQNGDTMQAPGNGGIESGAEGGMSMDSDAPTLKNTLTDEMTAPPGQDDPTAAARAPAGAPVGADGLPAGPILTAQKTGQVASDTFIGMDVRNPEDESIGTLDALVIDRRNRVVAGIVSVGGFLGIGAKDVAVNWREFDFQPEQEVAVVMLSREQLENAPAFRDRGDLQARLRAIGNGDSETRTDRLNAEPGTPVDKPSAAE from the coding sequence ATGACCGCACGACCCATCCGTTTCCTCGCCGGCTCGGCACTCGCCCTCGCGCTCGCCGCGCCTGCTTTCGCCCAGTCGGGCACGCAGTCCGATACGAGCCAGACCACCGAACCGCCCGCCGCCGTCGAACAGAACGGCGATACGATGCAGGCCCCCGGAAACGGCGGCATCGAGAGCGGCGCCGAGGGCGGCATGTCGATGGACAGCGACGCGCCGACGCTGAAGAACACGCTGACCGACGAGATGACGGCGCCGCCGGGTCAGGATGATCCGACCGCCGCCGCGCGGGCTCCCGCAGGCGCCCCCGTCGGCGCCGACGGATTGCCGGCCGGGCCGATCCTGACCGCCCAGAAGACCGGGCAGGTCGCCTCCGACACGTTCATCGGCATGGACGTCCGCAACCCCGAGGACGAGTCGATCGGCACGCTCGACGCGCTCGTCATCGACAGGCGCAACCGCGTCGTCGCCGGCATCGTCTCGGTGGGTGGCTTCCTGGGGATCGGCGCCAAGGACGTCGCCGTGAACTGGCGCGAGTTCGACTTCCAGCCCGAGCAGGAGGTCGCCGTGGTGATGCTGAGCCGCGAACAGCTCGAGAACGCGCCGGCCTTCCGCGACAGGGGCGACCTGCAGGCGCGGCTGCGCGCGATCGGCAACGGCGACTCTGAGACCCGGACCGACCGGCTGAACGCCGAGCCCGGCACCCCGGTCGACAAGCCGTCCGCCGCCGAATAG
- a CDS encoding gene transfer agent family protein, translating to MANPLRGEISARLGGRDRTLCLTLGALAELEAALGAGDLMALAARFEAGRLSAREAIAIIGAGLRGAGHEITDAEVARLPIDGGAAAYVGLVADLLEATFGAASTADPDGGAPNPTAAG from the coding sequence ATGGCCAATCCCCTTCGCGGCGAGATTTCCGCCCGTCTCGGCGGGCGCGACCGCACATTGTGCCTCACCCTCGGCGCGCTCGCCGAACTGGAGGCGGCGCTGGGCGCCGGCGACCTGATGGCACTGGCCGCGCGTTTCGAGGCCGGCCGGCTGTCGGCGCGCGAGGCGATCGCGATCATCGGCGCCGGCCTGCGCGGGGCGGGGCACGAGATCACCGACGCCGAGGTGGCGCGGCTGCCGATCGACGGCGGCGCGGCCGCCTATGTCGGCCTCGTCGCCGACCTGCTGGAAGCGACCTTCGGCGCGGCATCGACGGCCGATCCGGACGGCGGCGCGCCAAACCCTACGGCGGCGGGCTGA
- a CDS encoding phage head closure protein, which yields MPLGRLRSRVTLQAPVDADDGAGGTTRSWQDVATLWARVEPLRASERVEAERIEAAVDIRVTIRWRPDVSSAMRLSFGTRVFEIRGLIDREERHRYLDCLCEETPA from the coding sequence ATGCCGCTCGGCAGGCTGCGCAGCCGCGTCACGCTGCAGGCGCCGGTCGATGCCGACGACGGCGCAGGCGGCACGACGCGAAGCTGGCAGGACGTGGCCACCCTGTGGGCGCGCGTCGAGCCCCTGCGCGCGTCCGAGCGCGTCGAAGCGGAGCGCATCGAGGCGGCCGTCGATATTCGCGTCACCATCCGCTGGCGACCGGACGTCAGTTCCGCCATGCGCCTTTCCTTCGGCACGCGGGTCTTCGAGATCCGCGGCCTGATCGACCGCGAGGAGCGCCACCGCTACCTCGACTGCCTGTGTGAGGAGACCCCCGCATGA
- a CDS encoding outer membrane protein, with the protein MHALIRTTAVAAGLVVTAGMAQAADIYTPPPEVIPVVPTIDWTGFYIGAHAGYGWASGDGTTSYRPNPAAFGANPFSASTDLDGFLGGVQGGFNWQSGGFVGGVEADISWSGMDGSERVAPLSLFGGPAVPGWFQNQSGDIDWFGTVRVRAGFLATPEMLLYATGGLAVADVSYRTFTSFTPAPPFQYGASASETATGWTVGAGAEWAFAPNWSVKAEYLYFDLGDLDYVAPPRAPNPPFAVTQSFDTTGSIVRVGVNYRFSSY; encoded by the coding sequence ATGCACGCGTTGATCCGCACTACCGCTGTCGCGGCCGGTCTCGTCGTGACGGCGGGCATGGCCCAGGCGGCCGACATCTACACGCCGCCGCCGGAAGTGATTCCCGTGGTGCCGACCATCGACTGGACCGGTTTCTATATCGGCGCCCACGCCGGCTATGGCTGGGCCAGCGGCGACGGCACCACCTCCTATCGGCCCAATCCTGCGGCGTTCGGGGCCAATCCGTTCTCCGCGTCGACCGACCTGGACGGGTTCCTGGGCGGCGTGCAGGGGGGCTTCAACTGGCAGAGCGGGGGCTTCGTCGGCGGCGTCGAGGCCGACATTTCCTGGTCCGGCATGGACGGCAGCGAGCGCGTCGCGCCGCTGTCGCTGTTCGGCGGGCCGGCCGTGCCCGGCTGGTTCCAGAACCAGTCCGGTGACATCGACTGGTTCGGCACCGTGCGCGTCCGCGCCGGCTTCCTGGCGACCCCGGAAATGCTGCTTTACGCGACCGGCGGCCTCGCCGTCGCCGACGTAAGCTACAGGACGTTCACCTCGTTCACCCCCGCACCGCCGTTCCAGTATGGCGCCTCGGCGTCGGAGACGGCGACGGGCTGGACCGTGGGCGCCGGCGCCGAATGGGCCTTCGCCCCGAACTGGTCGGTCAAGGCGGAATACCTGTACTTCGATCTCGGCGACCTCGACTACGTCGCGCCGCCGCGGGCGCCCAATCCGCCCTTCGCGGTGACGCAGAGCTTCGACACCACCGGCAGCATCGTCCGCGTCGGCGTCAACTACCGCTTCAGCTCCTACTGA
- a CDS encoding head-tail connector protein, which translates to MTLILVTPPAAEPLSLADAKAFLKVEHDDEDALIGTLIAAARLHVEAAIRRVLVTQAWRLVLDGWPPGRTVEIPLSPVAAITAVTVYDRDGAPAVLDPSAYVADVSSFLARLMVRDTVAPGAAFNGVEIDFTAGYGDPADVPAPLVQAIRQLVAHWYETREPVAFGGPVAQVPGTVAALIAPYRAVSL; encoded by the coding sequence ATGACCCTGATCCTCGTCACGCCGCCGGCGGCCGAGCCGCTGTCGCTCGCCGACGCCAAAGCCTTCCTCAAGGTCGAGCACGACGACGAGGACGCACTGATCGGCACGCTGATCGCGGCGGCCCGGCTGCACGTGGAGGCGGCCATCCGCCGCGTGCTGGTGACGCAGGCCTGGCGGCTCGTGCTTGACGGCTGGCCGCCCGGGCGCACGGTCGAGATCCCGCTGTCGCCGGTCGCCGCCATTACCGCGGTCACGGTCTATGACCGCGACGGCGCGCCCGCCGTCCTCGATCCGTCCGCCTATGTCGCCGACGTCTCGTCGTTTCTCGCCCGCCTGATGGTGCGCGACACGGTGGCGCCGGGCGCCGCCTTCAACGGCGTCGAGATCGACTTCACCGCCGGCTATGGCGACCCCGCCGACGTCCCGGCGCCGCTGGTCCAGGCGATCCGGCAGCTCGTCGCCCACTGGTACGAGACCCGCGAGCCCGTCGCCTTCGGCGGGCCGGTGGCGCAGGTGCCAGGCACGGTCGCCGCGCTGATCGCCCCCTACCGGGCGGTGAGCCTGTGA
- a CDS encoding phage tail assembly chaperone, producing the protein MGSPETAVPPERRFPWGALLGFAVAVLGLSPRQAWAATPRELALAAGWLASSHALAHGLAPAPTRDDLAALMARFPD; encoded by the coding sequence ATGGGTTCACCCGAGACTGCCGTGCCGCCCGAGCGGCGGTTCCCCTGGGGAGCGCTGCTGGGCTTCGCGGTCGCCGTACTGGGCTTGAGCCCGCGCCAGGCCTGGGCGGCGACGCCGCGCGAACTGGCGCTCGCCGCCGGCTGGCTGGCGTCGTCGCATGCTCTGGCCCACGGTCTGGCGCCCGCGCCGACCCGCGACGATCTCGCCGCGCTGATGGCGCGGTTCCCGGACTGA
- a CDS encoding DUF3168 domain-containing protein — translation MSAALALQSALVAALRADAPLTALLGGQAIHDGAPQGAGFPHVSLADLTSLDYGDVSGERQEHYATLLVWSRQGGRRQALEILGAATAVLDGAPLALASHRLVNLAVERTEARRQADGATWRGLMRLRAVTEAD, via the coding sequence ATGAGCGCGGCGCTGGCGCTGCAATCGGCGCTGGTCGCCGCGCTGCGCGCCGACGCGCCGCTGACCGCGCTGCTCGGCGGCCAGGCGATCCATGACGGCGCGCCGCAGGGCGCGGGCTTTCCGCATGTGAGCCTCGCCGACCTGACCTCGCTCGACTACGGCGACGTCTCCGGCGAGCGGCAGGAGCACTACGCGACGCTGCTGGTCTGGTCGCGCCAGGGCGGCCGGCGCCAGGCGCTGGAGATCCTCGGCGCCGCCACCGCCGTGCTCGACGGCGCGCCGCTGGCGCTGGCCAGCCACCGCCTGGTCAATCTCGCCGTCGAGCGCACCGAGGCCCGCCGCCAGGCCGACGGCGCCACCTGGCGCGGCCTGATGCGCCTGCGCGCGGTGACGGAAGCGGACTAG
- a CDS encoding HK97 family phage prohead protease, with product MTRSRSGAPRRRGPSARKVSCDRYSRRDGDDPIGRERKFAPVDLKSVAADGTFSGYASIFGKADLGGDLVEPGAFSRSLAARGVAGVKMLFQHDPAEPIGVWQELAEDGVGLYARGRLMPEVARAREVLSLMRAGALDGLSIGFRTVKGRTDPKTGIRRLSEIDLWEVSVVTFPMLPEARIEAVKRSPWASGPSGPYDGGAIAAAIRRAAARMARR from the coding sequence ATGACAAGGAGCAGGAGCGGGGCACCGCGTCGCCGGGGCCCGTCCGCCCGGAAGGTCTCTTGCGACCGGTACAGCCGCCGCGACGGCGACGACCCGATCGGACGCGAGCGCAAGTTCGCCCCGGTCGACCTGAAATCGGTGGCGGCGGACGGCACCTTCTCCGGCTACGCCTCGATCTTCGGCAAGGCCGATCTCGGCGGCGACCTGGTGGAGCCCGGCGCGTTTTCGCGCAGCCTCGCCGCGCGCGGCGTCGCCGGGGTCAAGATGCTGTTCCAGCACGATCCCGCCGAGCCGATCGGCGTCTGGCAGGAGCTGGCCGAGGACGGCGTCGGGCTGTATGCCCGCGGGCGGCTGATGCCCGAGGTGGCGCGCGCCCGCGAGGTCTTGTCGCTGATGCGCGCCGGCGCGCTCGACGGCCTGTCCATCGGCTTTCGCACGGTGAAGGGCCGCACCGATCCGAAGACCGGCATCCGCCGCCTGTCCGAGATCGATCTGTGGGAGGTCTCCGTCGTCACCTTCCCGATGCTGCCCGAGGCGCGCATCGAGGCGGTCAAGCGATCGCCGTGGGCGTCCGGGCCGTCGGGACCGTATGACGGAGGCGCCATCGCCGCCGCCATCCGCCGCGCCGCCGCGCGGATGGCCCGCCGCTGA
- a CDS encoding DUF2163 domain-containing protein, with product MKTVSSALAAHLAGPVTTLCWCWKVSRTDGVVLGFTDHDRPISFGGTTYEAASGVAASEISSSLGLSVDNLDVEGALSSAAITEADIRAGRYDGAAIAVWRVNWAKPGQRLLMRSGAIGEVTRGELAFTAELRGLAHALDQTVGRTYQRTCDAVVGDHRCSVDLDSAAYRGSAAVTAVRDNRVVSTGGLDAYDDGWFRYGRLTWTSGANAGAAAEIRAHRRTADGAALTLWQRAPLPIAAGDAFTVTAGCDKTIRTCKAKFDNVLNFRGFPHMPGNDRAFSYVVGQTGENDGGSFFR from the coding sequence ATGAAAACCGTTTCCTCCGCGCTGGCCGCCCATCTCGCCGGGCCGGTGACGACGCTTTGCTGGTGCTGGAAGGTCAGCCGCACCGATGGCGTCGTCCTCGGCTTCACCGATCACGACCGGCCGATTTCCTTCGGCGGCACGACCTACGAGGCGGCGAGCGGGGTCGCGGCGAGCGAGATCTCCTCCAGCCTCGGCCTGTCCGTCGACAATCTGGACGTCGAGGGCGCGCTGTCGTCGGCGGCGATCACCGAGGCCGATATCCGCGCCGGCCGCTACGACGGGGCGGCGATCGCGGTCTGGCGGGTGAACTGGGCCAAACCCGGCCAGCGGCTGCTGATGCGCTCCGGCGCCATCGGCGAGGTGACGCGCGGCGAACTCGCCTTCACCGCCGAGCTGCGCGGCCTTGCCCATGCGCTCGACCAGACCGTCGGGCGCACCTATCAGCGCACCTGCGACGCGGTGGTCGGTGACCATCGCTGCAGCGTCGATCTCGACTCCGCCGCCTACAGGGGCAGCGCGGCGGTGACGGCGGTGCGCGACAACCGGGTCGTCTCGACGGGCGGCCTGGACGCCTACGACGACGGCTGGTTCCGATACGGCCGCCTGACCTGGACGTCGGGCGCCAACGCCGGCGCCGCGGCCGAAATCCGCGCCCATCGCAGGACGGCGGACGGGGCGGCGCTGACGCTGTGGCAGCGCGCGCCGCTGCCGATTGCGGCCGGCGACGCCTTCACCGTCACCGCCGGCTGCGACAAGACGATCCGGACCTGCAAGGCGAAGTTCGACAACGTGCTGAACTTCCGCGGGTTTCCGCACATGCCCGGCAACGACCGAGCCTTTTCCTATGTCGTCGGCCAGACCGGAGAGAACGATGGCGGCAGCTTCTTCAGGTGA
- a CDS encoding DUF2460 domain-containing protein, with protein sequence MSFHEIRFPADVSRGSTGGPERRTQVVALASGHEARNQQWAESRRRYDAGTGIKDADALHAVITFFEERRGRAHGFRWKDWADYKSCAPLAVPAPADQPIGTGDGVETVFQLVKVYGAAHLPWTRTIAKPVAGTVRVAVAGIELAPVTDFAVDVTTGRVAFVSPPEVDAAVTAGFEFDVPVRFDTDVIGVDLASVRHGAIPQIPVVEIRI encoded by the coding sequence ATGAGCTTTCACGAGATCCGATTTCCCGCCGATGTCTCGCGCGGCTCGACCGGCGGCCCGGAGCGGCGTACGCAGGTCGTCGCGCTCGCCTCCGGCCACGAGGCGCGCAACCAGCAATGGGCCGAGTCGCGCCGGCGCTACGACGCCGGCACCGGCATCAAGGACGCCGACGCGCTGCACGCCGTCATCACCTTCTTCGAGGAGCGCCGCGGCCGCGCCCACGGGTTCCGCTGGAAGGACTGGGCCGACTACAAGTCCTGCGCGCCGCTGGCCGTGCCCGCGCCCGCCGACCAGCCCATCGGCACCGGCGACGGCGTCGAGACGGTGTTCCAGCTCGTCAAGGTCTACGGCGCCGCGCACCTGCCCTGGACGCGCACGATCGCCAAGCCGGTCGCCGGCACGGTCCGCGTCGCCGTCGCCGGCATCGAGCTGGCTCCGGTGACGGATTTCGCCGTCGACGTCACCACCGGCCGCGTCGCCTTCGTCAGTCCGCCGGAGGTGGACGCCGCGGTCACCGCCGGGTTCGAGTTCGACGTGCCCGTCCGCTTCGACACCGATGTCATCGGCGTCGACCTCGCAAGCGTCCGTCACGGCGCCATCCCGCAGATCCCGGTGGTGGAGATCCGCATCTAG
- a CDS encoding phage major tail protein, TP901-1 family, whose amino-acid sequence MAAQKGRDLLLKIDSDGVGTFVTVAGLRTRTLGLNAQSVDVTDMESAGEWRELLAGGGIKRASITGAGLFRDAQSDALMRQLFFDGAIRAFQVTIPDFGVIAGPFQITALEFSGRHDGELTFDMALESAGELTFAAV is encoded by the coding sequence ATGGCCGCCCAGAAAGGCAGGGACCTGCTCTTGAAGATCGACTCCGACGGGGTCGGCACCTTCGTCACCGTCGCGGGCCTGAGAACCCGCACGCTCGGCCTGAACGCCCAGAGCGTCGACGTGACCGACATGGAGTCGGCCGGCGAGTGGCGCGAGCTGCTGGCGGGCGGCGGCATCAAGCGGGCGTCGATCACCGGCGCCGGCCTGTTCCGCGACGCCCAGTCGGACGCGCTGATGCGCCAGCTCTTCTTCGACGGGGCGATCCGCGCCTTCCAGGTGACGATCCCCGACTTCGGCGTCATCGCCGGCCCGTTCCAGATCACCGCGCTGGAGTTCTCCGGCCGCCACGACGGCGAGCTGACCTTCGACATGGCGCTGGAATCCGCCGGCGAACTGACCTTCGCGGCGGTGTAG